GCCAAGAAGGTCTCGGTCGGTATTTGCGGCGACGCCAAACTGGTTGCCAGGCAAATTCTTGATCAGCTTTCGGCGAACGCCGGTGACGCAGGGCGCGAAGAGCGTAAAGCGACAATCCATCAGGCCAAGTCATCGTGGCTGCAGGCGCTTTCCAGTATGGATCATGAAGACGATGATCCGGGCACCGACTGGAATGCAGAGTCCCGCAAGCGCGACGCCGACCTGATGTCACCGCGTCAGGCATGGCGCGCTATCCAAGCTGGACTTCCAGAGGACGCAATCATATCAAGTGACATTGGCAACAACTGTGCCATCGGCAATGCCTACCCGACTTTCGAGGAAGGCCGTAAGTATCTCGCCCCCGGCCTGTTCGGCCCGTGCGGATATGGCTTCCCGTCGATACTTGGGGCCAAGATCGGCAATCCCGATACCCCGGTTGTCGGTTTTGCCGGTGACGGCGCTTTTGGGATCTCCATGAATGAAATGATTTCTTGCGGCCGCGAAGAATGGCCCGCCATCACCATGGTGATTTTCCGTAACTATCAGTGGGGTGCGGAAAAGCGGAACTCGATCCTGTGGTACGACAACAACTTCGTCGGCACCGAACTGAACCCCGACCTGAGCTTTGCCAAAGTCGCCGAAGGCTGTGGCCTGAAAGGGGTTTCGGTCAAAACGCCGGAAGCTCTGACCGAAGCCCTGAAAGTTGCCTGCAAGGCGCAGGACGACGGGGTGACGACGTTTGTCGAAATCGTCCTCAATCAGGAACTGGGTGAGCCGTTCCGCAGGGACGCGATGACGGCACCGGTTGAAGTTGCTGGTATTGACGCCAGTGATATGAGACCGCAAAAGACTTAAAAAGCCGGTGGAGATGCTTGTTTTGTAGATGGTGCTTTCGGGTATCGGCTTGATGCGGGTAGTCTCTGACTTATGAAAACAACAAGTAACAACATTCTTGTCGTTAACGCCGGTTCTTCGAGCGTCAAATTTGCGCTTTTTTCACTGGCTTCAGACCAGCCCTCGGCCATCTTGAAGGGCCAGGTCTCGGGAATTGGCGCCACTCCTGTTATTGATGCCCGGGACGGGCAAGGGAACATCATTTCCTTTGCCCGTCCATCGGGCGGCATCAACACCCATGAGGATGCGTTTGAAGCCCTGATTGACTGGCTTGAGGCGCGTGGTGAATCGGTGGCTGGCGCCGGTCACAGAGTCGTCCACGGGGGCGTTGATTTTACCTCCCCGGTTCGGATTGATGAGAAAACTCTTGTCGCCCTTGAAACCCTGATACCGCTTGCCCCTCATCACCAACCATTTAATCTTGCGGCGATCAGGGCGCTTGCGGCGCGGCTTCCTGACGTGCCACAGGCAGCCTGCTTCGATACAGCATTCCATGCCAGCCAGCCCGCCGAGGCGCGCGAGCTTGGCTTGCCCGCTGTGTACGCCGAAAGAGGGGTCAGGCGCTACGGCTTTCACGGCCTGTCCTACCAATCTGTGGCCGCAGCGTTTCCTGCCATTACCGGCGCGGCATTGCCGTCGCGGCTGGTTATCGCCCATTTGGGCAACGGCGCCAGTATGTGCGCCCTCAAAGACGGCGAGTGCGTCGCTACGACGATGGGCTTTTCGACACTCGATGGCATTCCCATGGGAACCCGCAGCGGTTCTGTTGATCCCGGTGTGCTGTTGCATTTAATGCGCGAAGACGGGGCGTCCTTAACCGAACTTGAAGACCTGCTCTATAACCGCAGCGGCCTGTTGGGGATTTCAGGGACCAGTCAGGATATGCGGACATTACTCGAAAGTGACGACCCCCGCGCTGAAGCAGCGGTTGCATTTTTCTGTTACCGGATTTCCCGTGAGTTGGGTTCACTGGCAGCAGCCCTTGGCGGTTTGGACGCGCTGGTGTTTACGGGCGGCATTGGTGAGAACGCGGCCCCTGTGCGCGCCCGGGTGCTCAGGCAAGCGGCCTGGTTGGGCCTCGCCATTGATGAAGAAGCCAATAACAACGCGGGACCATGCATATCTACAGGCGGTAGCACGGCTCAGGCATGGGTCATTGCGACACAGGAGGAGTTGACAATCGCCAACCACACGAAGGTGGTATTGGAACTGTAAAGTCTTAAATTTAAAGGATTTTTCTCTAACTGTCCCACATGCTTGCGGATAATTGGCCCTTGTCATCGAGGGTGCTGTACGGGACCGTCTCTGTGCCTGGAGTAGAGCTCAGCATTCTTGAGTGGTTGACGAATGAAATCCATTGGCACAGACTAAACTTAAGTAAGAAAAGAATCATAAGTCGAAATAGACAAATCAATAACAAACACAACAGGGAGTTAACAGAATGAGTAAGAAGACGAAATCCCAATTGTCGACCGAGGCGACTTTGCTGGCTGCCAGCAAAGTGACTCGCCGTTCGGTGGTCAAGGGCGTTGCCGTGGTTGGCGCCGGTGCGGTCGCCGCGCCGATGTTTATCAAGGACGCGCTGGCCGCCAAGGAAATCAATATCCTAATGTGGTCCGACTATCTGCCCGAAAAATTCATGGGCGATTTTACGTCAGCCACCGGCATTAAAATCAATTACACCGGCATCGGCTCGAACGAAGAAATCATCAACAAGATGAAGGCCAATAAAGGCCAGGGCTTCGACATCGTTTCCCCGACCAATAACCAGGGCCTGGAATGGGGTCCGCTGGAACTGTTGCAGCCGTTTGATATGGGTAAGGTTCCGCTCGACAAGGTCAACCCGGCTATGTCGAAAATCGGTGATGTTGACTGGAGCTTCAATGGCAAAGGCTCTCACTGGTTGCCGCACATTTGGGGCACCGAAGGCATTGCCTGGCGTACCGATAAGTGGACACCATCAGGCGGCGCACCCAGCTACGGCGACGTCTGGGCCGATGAAAATGCCGGCAAGACCATGGGTCGTCCGCACTCAATGATGCTGGGCGCCGGACTTTACATGGAAACCATCGGCGAGCTTTCCCATGGCGACATGTGGAAGGCGTATCAGTCTGAAACCAACATGCGCCCGATCTGGGACAAGGTCACCTCGTGGGTCATCGCCCGCAAGAAGAACCTGAAACTTCTGTGGAACGATGCTGACACCCAGAA
Above is a genomic segment from Rhodospirillaceae bacterium containing:
- a CDS encoding acetate/propionate family kinase, translated to MKTTSNNILVVNAGSSSVKFALFSLASDQPSAILKGQVSGIGATPVIDARDGQGNIISFARPSGGINTHEDAFEALIDWLEARGESVAGAGHRVVHGGVDFTSPVRIDEKTLVALETLIPLAPHHQPFNLAAIRALAARLPDVPQAACFDTAFHASQPAEARELGLPAVYAERGVRRYGFHGLSYQSVAAAFPAITGAALPSRLVIAHLGNGASMCALKDGECVATTMGFSTLDGIPMGTRSGSVDPGVLLHLMREDGASLTELEDLLYNRSGLLGISGTSQDMRTLLESDDPRAEAAVAFFCYRISRELGSLAAALGGLDALVFTGGIGENAAPVRARVLRQAAWLGLAIDEEANNNAGPCISTGGSTAQAWVIATQEELTIANHTKVVLEL
- a CDS encoding extracellular solute-binding protein, which codes for MLAASKVTRRSVVKGVAVVGAGAVAAPMFIKDALAAKEINILMWSDYLPEKFMGDFTSATGIKINYTGIGSNEEIINKMKANKGQGFDIVSPTNNQGLEWGPLELLQPFDMGKVPLDKVNPAMSKIGDVDWSFNGKGSHWLPHIWGTEGIAWRTDKWTPSGGAPSYGDVWADENAGKTMGRPHSMMLGAGLYMETIGELSHGDMWKAYQSETNMRPIWDKVTSWVIARKKNLKLLWNDADTQKNGLLNEGVIVGQTWDGPPLALKSAGEPVMYQAPKEGSMAWVDGMAMPIGAKNTDEIYEFIKFSYNAKDAGVAIDSHGYNSPVLGADKFAGAAYKKNFSDAYPGDSLANLNPWPPQAPWYAEIRTEYVNKFKSA